ATCCCAGTCGGGGCCCCGCGCCGCCGCGCCGATGGCCACCGTCGCGACGGCCATCGCCACCGCGCCCGCGACGTCGGACGAGGTGAAGAACTGGGTGACGGTCGCGCCTGCCACGATGACGAGCACGCCGTTGCCGGAGCGGCGAGTGCCCCACAGCCACAGGGCGGCGCCTGCCGCGAGCAGGTGTACCCGGCCGGCGCCCACGGTCTCGGCGATCTCGATGCCTCGGGTGACGGTCGGGCCCGGACCCGCGCTCCTGATGAGGTCCAGCGCCACGGGCACCATCACCGAGACCGCCAGCACCAGGCGCAGCCGCAGGCCTCGACGCCAGCCACGCGGCCAGAGCAGCGCCGTGACCAGGAACGCGGTGACCTGAAGCGGAATCGTCCAGTAACTGCCGTCGGTGCGGCTGATGCCCTCGATCAGGCCTGGCGGATACACCAGGATCGTGCCGATGAGCGAGGCGAAGCTGCGCTCCAGCGACTCCGGACCCCAGAGGTGGACGACCACGTGGGTGAGGACGGCGGCGACGGCCATCGGCGGGATCACCCGGACCAGCCGGTTCTGCAACAGGGCCCGCGAGCCGCTGGAACTGAGCGTCTGGCAGATGAAGTATCCAGAGATGATCATCAGCACCGAGGCGCCCGCCTGAAGGCTCAGGAAGACGGGTCGTTCCTCCAGCTCGGGCACGAGGAACGGTCCGCCCCAGGTGGCGTGCTGCACCACCACGAGGGCGATCGCGACGGCCCGCAGCACGTCCCAGCTCACCCGTCGGGTGCTCGGCTTGGAGGGCGGGTTCTTCGTGGGGCTGTTCTCGCCGACCGTCATACGCTCGTCGTCTCCTCGTCGTCACCTCGGATGCCGGACAGAAGGTGCGATCTGTCACCCGATGATCGGACCAGGAGCCCTACGGGAACGTGCTTCGTCCGCGTGCGAGCGGCCGTGGAACGGCCGTGGTCAGCACCGTCATGACCGTTCTCGAATCGGAATCCGGACGTGGCTCGGCCGAGTTCTCGAAGCACTTCGGCAGTCCTCCCGCAGACGGGCTGCGGAGGTCGAGACGTGTCCAGGACGTCCGTGACGCGGTTGTCCCCATACTCTACCGGCTGAGGTACGGCATCTTCTCGCCGTGGCAGCCAGGAGCACACGGCATCCCCGCCGTGTCCCGGGTCACCCGGCCGAGTCGGAGTGACCCAGGACACGGCAGGGTGGCGTCGAGCGGTCTACCGTGATCGCGACCACGGGCAGGGCGGCCGACATCCGCGGCGGCCGTCTCGATCAGGTGGGCCGAGCGCGGATCGACACGCTCGGGCCCGTCGCCTCGATAGCGTCCGAGGCCTTCGCGCGCGGACGGTGTCG
This genomic stretch from Actinoalloteichus hoggarensis harbors:
- a CDS encoding acyltransferase family protein, which codes for MTVGENSPTKNPPSKPSTRRVSWDVLRAVAIALVVVQHATWGGPFLVPELEERPVFLSLQAGASVLMIISGYFICQTLSSSGSRALLQNRLVRVIPPMAVAAVLTHVVVHLWGPESLERSFASLIGTILVYPPGLIEGISRTDGSYWTIPLQVTAFLVTALLWPRGWRRGLRLRLVLAVSVMVPVALDLIRSAGPGPTVTRGIEIAETVGAGRVHLLAAGAALWLWGTRRSGNGVLVIVAGATVTQFFTSSDVAGAVAMAVATVAIGAAARGPDWDHPFLRPVVWLAGISYGVYLVNHNIGYSVMYQLSEAGVPPMVQSAVMIVCSVLLGWLLTRIVEEPIARRFRYRRKKTASPAGTPAHGFAAPGDDPTGTAGGHEALEPGARTDPATRLVAEPGAASPAHTVSTTRSEADDAASVSSGDASVRRTGSDFGPGHDDDRPAAKPPGRRADSEAALYR